One genomic window of Danaus plexippus chromosome 23, MEX_DaPlex, whole genome shotgun sequence includes the following:
- the LOC133319479 gene encoding pro-corazonin yields MSRNIALLLILVTLSSAASQTFQYSRGWTNGKRDGSSNDLQKILSPCQMHKLRALLRGRSLTDSLLEPCGYYDQKEQTTNERKSLKANRESLYDVFQ; encoded by the exons ATGTCACGAAACATCGCTCTACTCCTGATCCTAGTGACGTTATCATCAGCCGCCTCGCAGACGTTCCAGTATTCCAGAGGTTGGACGAATGGGAAGAGAGATGGAAGTAGCAACGACCTTCAAAAGATTCTCAGCCCGTGTCAGATGCATAAGCTGAGAGCACTTCTGAGAGGAAGGTCGCTCACTGACAGT ttaCTAGAACCCTGTGGCTACTATGATCAAAAGGAACAGACGACGAATGAAAGGAAATCCTTGAAAGCGAACCGAGAATCTCTTTACGAcgtgtttcaataa